The nucleotide window CTGCCCATGCTCTTGGGATAACATCTGCAATTCAGGCTGGAACTCAGGTGTTTTCGCCCATATTCATGGAATATACGGTTCCATTTCTGCCCGGCCCACTTTCAGCCATCATGGCAGGCGTTGCCGGTGTCTGGATATCTTACGGAGTTGGAAAAAGAATCCTGTTGATGGGAGATAGAACGGCTTGTTTTATTTCTAAAATAAAAAATCATTGATGCTTTTAAAATGTATTCTGGGGGGGCTTACTTATATTAACTAATTCGTAAGGTATCCCCATAATGCAGTCTTTTAAATTAAAAAAAACTATTATGAATATCAAATACTTCGTTGAAATCAGAAGTCCATAGTTAACCATCTTCAGATGTAGTTTGGCGCCTCAATACTGCCTACGCACTGCTTTCTTCATAGGGATACCTTAGGAGGTACATTTCCATAACTAATTGGAAACGTGAATTGTATTTATCTTTCGACATCTTTCTTCTTTGGTCATCATTGATTGTGGCAGTTAATATTTGAAACTCTAAAAAAGAGAATTCATCCTTTTTGCCATTTATTTCAAGCTTACCCACAATATCGTGATTTTTTTTCTCAAGAAGCTTCCCTGTCAAAAGATATTCACTAAGTAAGTCTTCATCTAAATAAAAAGTACTATCTTTTGGAACTGTAATACTCGTTTTCCTTTTCAGTTTGTCGGGAGGTAATTCTCGTTCATCACCTTTTGAGCAATTTTCAAACATTTTACGGAATGTCATAACAGATTTCATTCCTTTTCTATCTATGTCGTCTCTGTATATAAAATAGGATGAAAACCTTGTAATTGATGATGCTGGATAAATAATTTG belongs to Desulforegula conservatrix Mb1Pa and includes:
- a CDS encoding PDGLE domain-containing protein, producing MMGIHLVIAVFEGIITICVLRLAESIKSDLCLLGLAVTAGLVSPLASSLPDGLETAAHALGITSAIQAGTQVFSPIFMEYTVPFLPGPLSAIMAGVAGVWISYGVGKRILLMGDRTACFISKIKNH